Sequence from the Bremerella volcania genome:
TGCCCTCTGTGGCTAATCCCTCTTTTGCCTCCGCGTTGACGAAATCACTCTTCTCGCATTGCATACCTCCATCGGACTTCACTTCATGATTCGTTTCCTCTCCAGTCTCTCTCTCGTATTGGTACTCACGGTCATGAGTTTCGCTGCCGACAAGGACGTGCCCAAGAGCATTGCCAAGTGGCAAGGCGACATGGACAAGTTCGCCAAAAAGGATCAGGAGAATCCGGTCAAGCCAGGCGGCGTTGTGTTTGTGGGCAGCAGCAGCATTCGGATGTGGGATCTCGATAAGTCGTTCCCCAAGCTGCAGGCGGTGAACCGCGGCTTTGGTGGTTCGCGTCTGGAAGACTCGGTTTACTACGCTGACCGGATCATCCTGCCGTACAAACCACGCACGGTCGTCGTCTACGCAGGGGACAACGACGTTGCCGCAGAATACACTCCGCAGCAGATTCACGAAGACTTCCGAGAGTTCGTCGCGACCATTCGTGAAGAACTGCCCCAGACGAAGATCCTGTACATCGCGGTGAAGCCAAGTCTGAAACGCTGGAACCTGATCCAGGAAGTCCGCGAGACGAACAAGCTGATCGCCCAGGAGTGTGCCCAGACCGAGAACTGCGAGTTCATCGACATCGACGCCCCGATGCTCGGCGAAGATGGCAAACCGCGGCCAGAGTTGTTCAAAGACGATGGCCTGCACATGACCGACGAAGGTTACGCCATCTGGACTAAACAGCTCGAGCCGCACTTGAAGGACTAAAGCCTTCGATGATTTCAGTAGTCAAGAAACGACAACACCCAGTGGATCCACTGGGTGTTGTCGTTTATATGTGCGGCTTTAGGTTGCCGACGCCTTTTAAACAGGCCCCCGACTTCTTCTTCGTAGAAATCTACTCCTGAACCAGCAAGCGTTCTTTCATGGCGCGGCGTTCGGCACGCAGGCGGGCTCGACGCTTCAGGTCGCTCGGCTTTTCGTAATACTTGCGGCGACGCATCTCTTTCTTGAGACCGCTACGCATGACCAACTTACCAAACCGACGAACTGCTTCTTGAATCGATTCCCTGTCGCGAACGAGTACCTTAACCATTGGTTACCTAAAGATTTCCTTTGTTTCGATAGCCCGACTTGCTGCCGGAAAAATTGGTTTATGGGAAGTGCTACCTAGATACCGGTAGACCCTGACCTCAAAGTCAAACAAGTAATATACCGCCAGAGCAAGCGATGCATCTAGTCCATTTAGGAAAAATCGCCCCTGTATACCCTGATTCTTGGGCAAATCTTGGTCAATTTAGAGAGAATGCGGCGAGTTGGGGCCGGTTTTTCCAGGTCGATCCGCCCCTCAGTCGAACAGCTTGGCCCCGCTGTATTCCTTCATATACCCCTTCAGATTGAGCTTGCGCATCGCGCTGTCGCTGGTCATGTAACGGATTTTGCCGAAGATCTCTCGCTCAGGGCCCCACGCTCGGTCGTACCGACCCAGGCACCAGAAGATGCCGCTGTAGCTGTTGGGATTTCGCCCATCGAGGGCGTACTTGTTGTTCAGGTGAATCAGGATCTGGGCGGCATACTCGGGCGTGTTAGTCCAGTGCAGCACCTTCTTGCCCCACAGCATCCGCAGGTAATTGTGGATCCGCCCGTCGCGCACCAGTTGTCGCTGGGCCGCGTTCCAGAGCTCGTCGTGGGTTTGGGCTTTCTCAAACTGCTCGAGCGTGTAAACGTGTTCGCGCTTGTCGTCTTTGTGATCGGCGAGCGTCTGCTGGGCCCAGTCTGGTAGCGAACTGTACTGGTCGTAGTCTTCCCGAAGGTGGCACATGTTGTAGCCTAGTTCCCGCCAGGTGATGATTTCGTCGAGGAACGACTCGGCGTTGGAACTCATGTTCCACCACCCTTCCCGGCTGCCGGTCACCTTCTTGCTGAGTTGGCTCGGCTCCCACTTTTCCTGTTGGGTCAACTCGTGGAAGACCTCGTGCACCGAGAGGTGGCCAAAGTGCAGGTACGGTGACAACTGGCTGACGCATTCGCTTTCGACGTCGTTACGCTGCTCGGCATAACGCGGCAGGCCTTCCTTGAGGAACCACTTCATCTGCTTGCGTGCGGCGACCGATCCGCCGCAGGTATCGACCGGGCCCACTTCATGATCGATCGGCAAGCTTGAAATGAAGTCGGCCGGGCTCTCGAGCGTTCGTTTATCGATCGAAGGCCACTTCTGAATCACGTTGGCGATCAGCTTGTGGTTGGTCGCCGGAAACGACTTTTTTGCCAGTGGATTGGCGTTGGGGACGACTTCCAGGTGTGGCGGCAATTCCTTCTGTAAAAAACGCCGGAGGCTGTAGGCCCGGGGAAAGTCTCGATCGGCAGCCCGCATCGGCAGCAGCCCGTTGCTGTCGATCGCTTCGAGCTTGACGTCCAGCTTCTTGCCCACGGCTTTCACCATCCGCGGCAGGAAGAAGCACGGGAAGTCATCCGTCACCACGACGCACGCTTCTTTGCCGAGCGCTTTCAGAAGTCCCTTGGCGGCGTCTTTCTTCGGCTCGACGTACGGATAATAAACGACGGGGCCGTCCGACAACGCGTTTAAGTTGTCGAGCATCCCCCGCAACACGAACGTGTGCAAACGATCGCTGGCCCACTGGTACCCGACCCGCAGGGCCTCGAAGACGATCAGCGGTTTCTTGAGTTTGTCAGCCCACCACGCTGCCCTTTGGAGCGAAAAGTTGTACTCGGTTCGCCGGTTGGCGATCATCCAGTATAGGACGTACTTGCCTTCTTCGTTGACCGGAGCGTCGTTGATATCGCTGATTCGCAACTGCCAAAGTTCGGCCGACAAGGGAATTCCTTTTCGAACGGAGTGTGGAGCTCAAGTTAAATGAAACCGGATAAGGATGAATGAATTAACGATCGGTTTTCAAGAAAAAGCTGGAATCCCCATTAGGCAGTTGGTAATTTGCCGACAGCTGAATTCTACCGAATCGCATCACGGCCAGGTGGGGGACGTCATGGAACTTTTCTTACAGATCGTAGGCGGCGTTTTTGTCGGTTTGATTCTCTTTGTGGTCGTAGCCTTTTTGCTTATTCGCTGGAAGCTGCGGAGTTGGCTGAAATCGCTCGGCGATTTGATTTCGCAAGGCCTGGCCGGCGGGGTTCCTCCTTTCCGTGTGAAGCTCACCAAGCGGAGCGAACTGGACGATCCCGAAGACGAATGGGTGCAGGGCGACCACCGCAAACAGTTCGATTCGCTGAGTGAGCAGTTCGAAAGCCTCGGCTTCACCAGGCTCGAAGACTACGTGATTCAGGAGATCGCCACGCCGATGCGGGTGCTGTTGGATGGCGATCAGTCGACCGTTGGGGTTGTTTATTCTCATCCGGTGATTGGCGTCTGGTGCGACGTCGTCCGGCGTTACCAGGATGGCACCGGCTGGACCTTCGGCGGTACCAAGTATCACGGCATGGATGTTCCTCCCTTTTCGACGCATAAGTTTTTCCCCGACGAGCCGGTCGAACAAATCGTTGCCCGCTTCCGCGAAGACGCACCCGCGACCGACATGACGACGATCACCGCGGAGGAATTTCCGACCTACTTCGAGAAGGCCTATGCCCGGGAAATGGACTGGCGGATCGAACGCGGCGGCACGACCGAAGAAGAGATTCGCCGCATCGCCGAGATGAATGGGGAGCAGTGCACCGACGAGACGGTTCGCCAGATTCAGCTTCAGTGGCGGACCGCCATTCACCAATTCATGAGCGACCGGGCCTTGAAGCGGTATCGCAAAGAGGCCGATCTCAATTCATTCGAGTGGGATCATCTCCAAAGTTACGGCGTCGTCATTCACGAGCGGATGCACGGCGAACAACTATTGCAGGTTTTCGACGAAGAGTACTATCCCGATATTCTCAACATGGAAGATGACGAGGATGACGAAGACGCCGCCGAGATGCGCAAGCAGCGGGAAAAATGGAATCAAAGGATTTCCGAACTGGAAGACGCCCTGTCTCGTGGAACTCCCCAGCAGGTCTTCCGCGACATGATCGAGCTGCAAAACGGATCGGAATCGCAGCAATCGAAGTGGGAATTCCAAACCTCGATTACCGAGCCGATCGCGGCCGATATCTGGACGCGTACTTACGAGGACGACGAGGAGAATTGGGACGACGAGGACT
This genomic interval carries:
- a CDS encoding SGNH/GDSL hydrolase family protein; translated protein: MIRFLSSLSLVLVLTVMSFAADKDVPKSIAKWQGDMDKFAKKDQENPVKPGGVVFVGSSSIRMWDLDKSFPKLQAVNRGFGGSRLEDSVYYADRIILPYKPRTVVVYAGDNDVAAEYTPQQIHEDFREFVATIREELPQTKILYIAVKPSLKRWNLIQEVRETNKLIAQECAQTENCEFIDIDAPMLGEDGKPRPELFKDDGLHMTDEGYAIWTKQLEPHLKD
- the rpsU gene encoding 30S ribosomal protein S21; translation: MVKVLVRDRESIQEAVRRFGKLVMRSGLKKEMRRRKYYEKPSDLKRRARLRAERRAMKERLLVQE
- a CDS encoding cryptochrome/DNA photolyase family protein → MSAELWQLRISDINDAPVNEEGKYVLYWMIANRRTEYNFSLQRAAWWADKLKKPLIVFEALRVGYQWASDRLHTFVLRGMLDNLNALSDGPVVYYPYVEPKKDAAKGLLKALGKEACVVVTDDFPCFFLPRMVKAVGKKLDVKLEAIDSNGLLPMRAADRDFPRAYSLRRFLQKELPPHLEVVPNANPLAKKSFPATNHKLIANVIQKWPSIDKRTLESPADFISSLPIDHEVGPVDTCGGSVAARKQMKWFLKEGLPRYAEQRNDVESECVSQLSPYLHFGHLSVHEVFHELTQQEKWEPSQLSKKVTGSREGWWNMSSNAESFLDEIITWRELGYNMCHLREDYDQYSSLPDWAQQTLADHKDDKREHVYTLEQFEKAQTHDELWNAAQRQLVRDGRIHNYLRMLWGKKVLHWTNTPEYAAQILIHLNNKYALDGRNPNSYSGIFWCLGRYDRAWGPEREIFGKIRYMTSDSAMRKLNLKGYMKEYSGAKLFD